Proteins encoded together in one Epinephelus moara isolate mb chromosome 2, YSFRI_EMoa_1.0, whole genome shotgun sequence window:
- the si:zfos-464b6.2 gene encoding uncharacterized protein si:zfos-464b6.2 — protein MGHNRLPPHLKKFRRLVYISPVITILSLSLLVWTYSSDMTFQFITRYYHATSDPQTPVQFTLPLHRGPGQMGPEEQKLSLMAVSGTKTVLVAAYQEHRTGQKEVRIIAVVLRSETVAYRCLLRCQEQLRISEGVSTTHSDHFGFAYGTADIMCPLPLGCETASHVTVISAASDSNDTLDKEFLEVKNQKVQSDSFPYNFVVCLSTMFDFTNVLQLVQSLEMLQLLGVNRVVIYKTSNSPETQRILDYYIYKGFVEVIPWSLSKFVNVSRGWLPEHGPGDLHYLGQIPALNDCLYRYMYQSRYVALQDMDELILPQSVNSWSELVPLLEMKYGEDKCYMFENNVFPNTVSLPPPTSQTLPPPSCCPGWENVSGVNILAHLYQEPIITETHYTNFKIIVNPRAVFSTSVHGLLSSLIDCSWVDRNIARMYHTRASRQTELTADELIYDGQLLSYSTKLIPNVNAVFRESGLLPEGSIQ, from the exons CTCCGACATGACCTTCCAGTTCATCACCCGGTACTACCATGCCACCAGTGATCCTCAGACCCCAGTGCAGTTCACACTGCCTCTACACCGTGGACCAGGACAAATGG GTCCTGAGGAACAAAAGCTGTCTCTCATGGCGGTCAGCGGGACGAAGACTGTGTTGGTGGCAGCTTATCAGGAGCACCGCACAGGGCAAAAAGAG GTTCGTATTATTGCAGTGGTGCTGAGGAGCGAGACAGTTGCCTATCGCTGCCTCCTCCGTTGCCAGGAGCAACTGCGCATCTCTGAAGGTGTCAGCACCACCCACAGTGATCACTTTGGCTTTGCATACGGGACAGCAGACATCATGTGTCCTCTCCCCTTGGGCTGTGAGACTGCATCTCATGTCACTGTGATCTCTGCTGCATCTGACTCAAACG ATACACTTGACAAAGAGTTTTTGGAGGTGAAGAACCAGAAGGTGCAGAGTGACTCCTTTCCTTACAACTTTGTCGTCTGCCTCTCCACCATGTTTGATTTTACAAACGTGCTACAG CTGGTCCAGAGTTTGGAAATGCTGCAGTTACTAGGGGTTAACAGAGTTGTCATCTATAAGACCAGCAACAGCCCTGAAACGCAGCGCATACTGGACTACTACATATACAAAG GTTTTGTAGAGGTGATTCCTTGGTCTCTGTCCAAATTTGTGAATGTATCTCGAGGCTGGCTCCCCGAACACGGTCCAGGTGACCTCCACTACTTAGGCCAGATTCCTGCTCTCAACGACTGTCTTTACAGATACATGTACCAATCCAGATACGTGGCCCTGCAAGATATGGATGAGCTCATACTGCCTCAATCAGTCAACAG TTGGTCGGAGCTGGTGCCACTGCTGGAAATGAAATATGGCGAGGACAAGTGTTACATGTTTGAGAATAACGTGTTCCCCAACACCGTTTCACTGCCTCCACCCACCTCTCAAACTCTGCCCCCGCCGAGTTGCTGTCCCGGCTGGGAGAATGTGTCCGGGGTAAACATCCTGGCTCACTTGTACCAAGAACCCATCATTACAGAGACACATTACACCAACTTCAAGATCATTGTCAACCCCAGAGCTGTGTTCTCCACGAGCGTCCACGGACTGCTGAGCTCACTGATAGACTGCTCCTGGGTTGACAGGAACATAGCACGGATGTACCACACCAG AGCTTCAAGACAAACTGAGCTGACAGCAGACGAGCTGATTTATGACGGCCAACTGCTGAGCTACAGCACCAAACTCATACCAAACGTCAATGCTGTGTTCAGAGAGAGTGGACTTCTACCAGAGGGGAGCATACAGTAg